One segment of Carya illinoinensis cultivar Pawnee chromosome 1, C.illinoinensisPawnee_v1, whole genome shotgun sequence DNA contains the following:
- the LOC122311026 gene encoding transcription factor CPC-like: MDRLRRKQAKTSTTCCSEEVSSIEWEFINMSEQEEDLIYRMYKLVGDRWALIAGRVPGRKAEEIERFWIMRHGEVFASRRKELKRHNS; the protein is encoded by the exons ATGGACAGGCTTCGCAGAAAGCAAGCCAAGACCAGTACTACTTGTTGCTCCGAGg AGGTGAGCAGTATAGAGTGGGAATTCATAAACATGTCGGAACAAGAAGAAGATCTCATCTATAGAATGTATAAGCTGGTTGGTGACAG GTGGGCTCTGATAGCTGGGCGGGTTCCAGGACGGAAAGcagaagaaatagagaggttTTGGATAATGAGACATGGAGAAGTGTTTGCCAGTAGAAGAAAAGAGCTGAAGAGACATAACTCCTAA